The Plasmodium reichenowi strain SY57 chromosome Unknown, whole genome shotgun sequence genomic interval ATTACATACAAAATATAGATACCAATTTACAAAAAGTAGATAAACTAAATAGAGATGCAGATAAATGGAAACAAATAAAAGACGAAGCTCAAAAGCTTTTAGATGAATATTCAAACGTTAAAACAGACTTACATAAACAGGTGAACGTAGATATTAAATCGgtacaagaaaaaaaagataaatgGAAAGATGTTAGAGCCAAAATTGATAATATGTACGTAGATTATATAGCATTAAATAAGAGTACTGATGAAATGATTGAAAAACAatttaatgaaatattagataaatataataatattatacaagataaaagtaaaataataaatgagaaggtaaatatgtatttaaaaCGTTCAGACGAAATCAtagataaattaaaaaatgtgaaTCCTAAACTAGAGGTTGAGAAATATGAAAATCCTGAATACAAATCAAATGT includes:
- a CDS encoding reticulocyte binding protein 7, with translation YIQNIDTNLQKVDKLNRDADKWKQIKDEAQKLLDEYSNVKTDLHKQVNVDIKSVQEKKDKWKDVRAKIDNMYVDYIALNKSTDEMIEKQFNEILDKYNNIIQDKSKIINEKVNMYLKRSDEIIDKLKNVNPKLEVEKYENPEYKSNVESLKNKVVELDKKIKDNKIPIGKIMAASKE